One region of Eriocheir sinensis breed Jianghai 21 chromosome 36, ASM2467909v1, whole genome shotgun sequence genomic DNA includes:
- the LOC127007602 gene encoding uncharacterized PE-PGRS family protein PE_PGRS54-like isoform X6: MGGALLGLHLSLLLTSTCATYGPGGGGGGGFGISGGKGILIGGGGGFPAPPISNDYILPSVDVGGFGSGGFGGLGGGGSFGGSYSPPSTYSSGGSGTRRGRGGKGRRKITILRAQKIELDDGGGGFGKGFRGVVGGSLGGGYSPPDVSPGYSAPSLGGGGIGGGLIGGSGGGSGIGAGNVGKGGGFGGGIVGGNGGGYSSPDIGSDYSAPSIGGGGTGGGGIGRGGIGGGYSPPVISSDYSAPAIGGGGIGGGGIGGGGIGGGGIGGGGIGRGGIGGGGIGGGGIGGGYSSPDMSSDYSAPSLGGGGIGGGIGGGGIDGGGIGGGIDGGIGGGGIDGGGIGGGGIGGGGIGGGYSSPDISSDYSAPAIGGGGIGGGGIGGGGVGGGGIGGGGIGGGGVGGGGIGGGGGGGVGGGGIGGGGIGGGYSPTGISSDYSAPSLGGGGGIGGGGIGGGGIGGGGIIGGHQGDGIGGGGIGGSGIGGGISGGGIGGGGIGSGYSPPDISSDYSVPSLGGSGEIGGGIGGGGIGGGGIGGGIGGGGIGGGIGGGIGGGGYSPPDITSVYSAPPLGGGGGGGSGGGIGGSGTGGGFGGGGIGGGIGGGGIGGGIGGGGIGGGIGGGIGGGGIGGGGIGGGIGGGGIGGGIGGGGIGGGIGGGGMGGGIGGGGIGGGYSPPDISSDYSAPSIGGGGIGGGIGGGGIGGGIGGGGIGGGIGGGGIGGGIGGGGIGGGYSPPDISNHYGAPSIGGGGIGGGVRGGGIGGGIGGGGIGGGYSPPDISSDYAAPSLGGGGIGGSGIGGGGIGGGGIGGGGVGGGYSPPDISSDYAAPSLGGGGIGGSGIGGGGIGGGGIGGGYSPPDISSDYAAPSFGGGGISGGGIGGGYSPPGISSDYSAPAIGGGGVGGGHGGGGIGGGFGGSDFGGGGVGGEYSPPSVGSGGRTGNGGLGNGGLIDDDLSPSLGSGGRTGGGKGIGGGGFGGGGFGGGGFGGGGFGGDGFGGGGFGGGGFGGGRIGGGKSIGGGGSGGLFSSPDISSDYSAPAIGGGTGGGIGGGTGGGIGGGTGGGIGGGYSPPDISSDYSSPSLGGGIGGGIDGGIGVGGGSIGGGSVGGGYSSPDISSDYSAPEIGGGGGVGGVFSGGISKGSAGGGGTGGGGLTGGGYSPPPVNTDYSGPSIGNRGGRVLGGGKGGGGSRKVSDGGFSLSTTYSGGGGLGFGGRRIIGSRRVIGKTVYSAPSISGGYNGDNGFGGGIHGGGGGGGGGVGGGGYGGGSSGGSSGWRPIVVPAGYGRGR; encoded by the exons ATG GGTGGAGCACTGTTAGGGCTCCATTTGTCCCTGCTGCTCACCTCCACCTGTGCCACGTACGGccctggtggaggtggaggtggaggcttcggtataagtggaggaaaaggaatattaataggaggaggaggaggattcccTGCCCCACCCATCAGCAATGACTACATACTTCCATCCGTCGACGTCGGAGGCTTTGGAAGTGGAGGATTTGGAGGACTAGGTGGTGGAGGATCATTTGGTGGAAGCTACTCTCCTCCATCTACCTATTCATCTGGTGGAagtggaacaagaagaggaagaggaggcaaaggtcgAAGAAAAATTACCATTTTAAGGGCTCAGAAGATAGAACttgatgatggaggaggtggatttGGCAAAGGATTTAGAGGAGTAGTTGGAGGGTCACTTGGTGGTGGATATTCTCCTCCAGATGTTTCCCCTGGTTATTCTGCTCCATCACTTGGTGGAGGTGGAATCGGCGGTGGTCTCATAGGTGGCAGTGGCGGAGGTAGTGGAATCGGAGCTGGTAACGTTGGGAAAGGAGGTGGATTCGGAGGTGGAATTGtgggtggaaatggtggtggatATTCTTCTCCAGACATTGGTTCTGATTATTCTGCTCCATCGATTGGTGGAGGTGGAACTGGTGGAGGTGGCATTGGTAGAGGTGGAATTGGTGGTGGATATTCTCCTCCAGTTATTAGTTCTGATTATTCTGCTCCAGCGATTGGTGGAGGTGGTATTGGTGGAGGTGGTATtggtggaggtggaattggtggaggtggaattggtggaggtggaattggtagaggtggaattggtggaggtggaattggtggaggtggaattggtggtGGATATTCTTCTCCAGATATGAGTTCTGATTATTCTGCTCCATCCCTtggtggaggtggaattggtggtggaattggtggaggtggaattgatggaggtggaattggtggtGGAATTGATGGTGGAATTGGTGGAGGTGGAATTGatggaggtggaattggtggag gtggaattggtggaggtggaattggtggtGGATATTCTTCTCCAGACATTAGTTCTGATTATTCTGCTCCAGCGATtggtggaggtggaattggtggaggtggtattggtggaggtggagttggtggaggtggaattggtggaggtggtattggtggaggtggagttggtggaggtggaattggtggaggtggtggaggtggagttggtggaggtggaattggtggaggtggaattggtggtGGATATTCTCCTACAGGGATAAGTTCTGATTATTCTGCTCCATCccttggaggaggtggtggaattggtggaggtggaattggtggaggTGGAATTGGAGGAGGTGGAATTATTGGAGGACATCAGGGAGAtggaattggtggtggtggaattggtGGAAGTGGCATTGGTGGAGGAATTAGTGGAGGGGGTATTGGTGGAGGTGGCATTGGTAGTGGATATTCTCCCCCAGATATAAGTTCTGATTATTCTGTTCCATCCCTTGGAGGAAGTGGTGAAATTGGTGGAGGAATtggtggaggtggaattggtggaggtggaattggtggaggaattggtggaggtggaattggtggaggAATCGGTGGAGGAATTGGTGGAGGTGGATATTCTCCTCCAGATATAACTTCTGTTTATTCTGCTCCACCCCttggcggaggtggtggaggtggaagtggtggaggaatTGGTGGAAGTGGAACTGGtggaggctttggtggaggtggaATAGGTGGAGGAATTGGTGGGGGTGGAATTGGTGGAGGAATTGGTGGGGGTGGAATTGGTGGAGGAATTGGTGGAGGAATTGGTGGGGgtggaattggtggtggtggaattggtGGAGGAATTGGTGGGGGTGGAATTGGTGGAGGAATTGGTGGGGGTGGAATTGGTGGAGGAATTGGTGGGGGTGGAATGGGTGGAGGAATTGGTGGGGGTGGAATTGGTGGTGGATATTCTCCTCCAGATATAAGTTCTGATTATTCTGCTCCATCTATCggtggaggtggaattggtggaggAATTGGTGGGGGTGGAATAGGTGGAGGAATTGGTGGGGGTGGAATTGGTGGAGGAATTGGTGGGGGTGGAATTGGTGGAGGAATTGGTGGGGGTGGAATTGGTGGTGGATATTCTCCTCCAGACATAAGTAATCATTATGGTGCTCCATCTATCggtggaggtggaattggtggaggCGTTCGTGGAGGTGGAATAGGTGGAGGAATTGGTGGGGGTGGAATTGGTGGTGGATATTCTCCTCCAGACATAAGTTCTGATTATGCTGCTCCATCTCTtggtggaggtggaattggtggaagtggaattggtggaggtggaattggtggaggtggaattggtggaggtggagttggtggtggataTTCTCCTCCAGACATAAGTTCTGATTATGCTGCTCCATCTCTtggtggaggtggaattggtggaagtggaattggtggaggtggaattggtggaggtggaattggtggtGGATATTCTCCTCCAGACATAAGTTCTGATTATGCTGCTCCATCTtttggtggaggtggaattagtggaggtggaattggtggtGGATATTCTCCTCCAGGCATAAGTTCTGATTATTCTGCGCCAGCgattggtggaggtggagttggTGGAGGACATGGTGGAGGGGGCATTGGTGGAGGATTTGGTGGaagtgattttggtggtggtggagttggtggggAATATTCTCCTCCATCTGTAGGTAGTGGCGGAAGAACTGGGAACGGTGGATTAGGAAATGGAGGGCTGATTGATGACGATTTATCTCCATCACTTGGTAGTGGAGGACGAACTGGAGGTGGTAAAGGCATTGGTGGAGGTGGATTTGGTGGAGGTGGATTTGGTGGAGGTGGCTTTGGTGGAGGTGGATTTGGTGGAGATGGGTTTGGTGGAGGTGGATTTGGCGGAGGTGGATTTGGTGGAGGTCGcattggaggaggaaagagcattggtggaggtggtagtggtggacttTTTTCCTCTCCAGATATAAGTTCTGATTATTCTGCCCCAGCTATTGGTGGAGGAACTGGTGGAGGAATCGGAGGAGGAACTGGTGGAGGAATCGGAGGAGGAACTGGTGGAGGAATCGGAGGAGGATATTCTCCTCCAGACATAAGTTCTGATTATTCCTCTCCATCACTTGGTGGAGGAATTGGAGGTGGAATCGATGGAGGAATAGGGGTTGGAGGAGGATCAATTGGTGGTGGATCAGTCGGTGGAGGATATTCTTCTCCAGATATTAGTTCTGATTATTCTGCGCCAGAgattggtggtgggggtggagttgGTGGAGTATTTAGTGGAGGAATCAGTAAAGGatctgcaggtggtggtggaactGGGggtggagggctgactggaggtGGCTATTCTCCTCCACCTGTAAATACAGATTACTCTGGACCCTCGATTGGTAATAGAGGGGGAAgggtattaggaggaggaaaaggtggaggaggaagtagaaaagtaAGTGATGGAGGGTTTTCTCTGAGCACCACTTACTCTGGTGGAGGAGGTTTAGGCTTCGGTGGAAGAAGAATAATAGGAAGTAGGAGAGTGATAGGTAAAACAGTGTACTCCGCTCCGTCCATCAGTGGGGGATATAACGGTGACAATGGATTTGGTGGTGGaatacatggaggaggaggaggaggaggaggaggagtaggtggcggaggatatggaggaggatcAAGCGGAGGATCATCTGGGTGGAGACCTATTGTCGTACCGGCAGGATACGGCAGGggcagataa
- the LOC127007602 gene encoding uncharacterized PE-PGRS family protein PE_PGRS54-like isoform X1 translates to MGGALLGLHLSLLLTSTCATYGPGGGGGGGFGISGGKGILIGGGGGFPAPPISNDYILPSVDVGGFGSGGFGGLGGGGSFGGSYSPPSTYSSGGSGTRRGRGGKGRRKITILRAQKIELDDGGGGFGKGFRGVVGGSLGGGYSPPDVSPGYSAPSLGGGGIGGGLIGGSGGGSGIGAGNVGKGGGFGGGIVGGNGGGYSSPDIGSDYSAPSIGGGGTGGGGIGRGGIGGGYSPPVISSDYSAPAIGGGGIGGGGIGGGGIGGGGIGGGGIGRGGIGGGGIGGGGIGGGYSSPDMSSDYSAPSLGGGGIGGGIGGGGIDGGGIGGGIDGGIGGGGIDGGGIGGGGIGGGYSPPDISSDYSAPAIGGGGIGGGGIGGGGNGGGGIGGGGIGGGYSSPDISSDYSAPAIGGGGIGGGGIGGGGVGGGGIGGGGIGGGGVGGGGIGGGGGGGVGGGGIGGGGIGGGYSPTGISSDYSAPSLGGGGGIGGGGIGGGGIGGGGIIGGHQGDGIGGGGIGGSGIGGGISGGGIGGGGIGSGYSPPDISSDYSVPSLGGSGEIGGGIGGGGIGGGGIGGGIGGGGIGGGIGGGIGGGGYSPPDITSVYSAPPLGGGGGGGSGGGIGGSGTGGGFGGGGIGGGIGGGGIGGGIGGGGIGGGIGGGIGGGGIGGGGIGGGIGGGGIGGGIGGGGIGGGIGGGGMGGGIGGGGIGGGYSPPDISSDYSAPSIGGGGIGGGIGGGGIGGGIGGGGIGGGIGGGGIGGGIGGGGIGGGYSPPDISNHYGAPSIGGGGIGGGVRGGGIGGGIGGGGIGGGYSPPDISSDYAAPSLGGGGIGGSGIGGGGIGGGGIGGGGVGGGYSPPDISSDYAAPSLGGGGIGGSGIGGGGIGGGGIGGGYSPPDISSDYAAPSFGGGGISGGGIGGGYSPPGISSDYSAPAIGGGGVGGGHGGGGIGGGFGGSDFGGGGVGGEYSPPSVGSGGRTGNGGLGNGGLIDDDLSPSLGSGGRTGGGKGIGGGGFGGGGFGGGGFGGGGFGGDGFGGGGFGGGGFGGGRIGGGKSIGGGGSGGLFSSPDISSDYSAPAIGGGTGGGIGGGTGGGIGGGTGGGIGGGYSPPDISSDYSSPSLGGGIGGGIDGGIGVGGGSIGGGSVGGGYSSPDISSDYSAPEIGGGGGVGGVFSGGISKGSAGGGGTGGGGLTGGGYSPPPVNTDYSGPSIGNRGGRVLGGGKGGGGSRKVSDGGFSLSTTYSGGGGLGFGGRRIIGSRRVIGKTVYSAPSISGGYNGDNGFGGGIHGGGGGGGGGVGGGGYGGGSSGGSSGWRPIVVPAGYGRGR, encoded by the exons ATG GGTGGAGCACTGTTAGGGCTCCATTTGTCCCTGCTGCTCACCTCCACCTGTGCCACGTACGGccctggtggaggtggaggtggaggcttcggtataagtggaggaaaaggaatattaataggaggaggaggaggattcccTGCCCCACCCATCAGCAATGACTACATACTTCCATCCGTCGACGTCGGAGGCTTTGGAAGTGGAGGATTTGGAGGACTAGGTGGTGGAGGATCATTTGGTGGAAGCTACTCTCCTCCATCTACCTATTCATCTGGTGGAagtggaacaagaagaggaagaggaggcaaaggtcgAAGAAAAATTACCATTTTAAGGGCTCAGAAGATAGAACttgatgatggaggaggtggatttGGCAAAGGATTTAGAGGAGTAGTTGGAGGGTCACTTGGTGGTGGATATTCTCCTCCAGATGTTTCCCCTGGTTATTCTGCTCCATCACTTGGTGGAGGTGGAATCGGCGGTGGTCTCATAGGTGGCAGTGGCGGAGGTAGTGGAATCGGAGCTGGTAACGTTGGGAAAGGAGGTGGATTCGGAGGTGGAATTGtgggtggaaatggtggtggatATTCTTCTCCAGACATTGGTTCTGATTATTCTGCTCCATCGATTGGTGGAGGTGGAACTGGTGGAGGTGGCATTGGTAGAGGTGGAATTGGTGGTGGATATTCTCCTCCAGTTATTAGTTCTGATTATTCTGCTCCAGCGATTGGTGGAGGTGGTATTGGTGGAGGTGGTATtggtggaggtggaattggtggaggtggaattggtggaggtggaattggtagaggtggaattggtggaggtggaattggtggaggtggaattggtggtGGATATTCTTCTCCAGATATGAGTTCTGATTATTCTGCTCCATCCCTtggtggaggtggaattggtggtggaattggtggaggtggaattgatggaggtggaattggtggtGGAATTGATGGTGGAATTGGTGGAGGTGGAATTGatggaggtggaattggtggaggtggaattggtggtGGATATTCTCCTCCAGACATTAGTTCTGATTATTCTGCTCCAGCGATtggtggaggtggaattggtggaggtggcattggtggaggtggaaatggtggaggtggaattggtggaggtggaattggtggtGGATATTCTTCTCCAGACATTAGTTCTGATTATTCTGCTCCAGCGATtggtggaggtggaattggtggaggtggtattggtggaggtggagttggtggaggtggaattggtggaggtggtattggtggaggtggagttggtggaggtggaattggtggaggtggtggaggtggagttggtggaggtggaattggtggaggtggaattggtggtGGATATTCTCCTACAGGGATAAGTTCTGATTATTCTGCTCCATCccttggaggaggtggtggaattggtggaggtggaattggtggaggTGGAATTGGAGGAGGTGGAATTATTGGAGGACATCAGGGAGAtggaattggtggtggtggaattggtGGAAGTGGCATTGGTGGAGGAATTAGTGGAGGGGGTATTGGTGGAGGTGGCATTGGTAGTGGATATTCTCCCCCAGATATAAGTTCTGATTATTCTGTTCCATCCCTTGGAGGAAGTGGTGAAATTGGTGGAGGAATtggtggaggtggaattggtggaggtggaattggtggaggaattggtggaggtggaattggtggaggAATCGGTGGAGGAATTGGTGGAGGTGGATATTCTCCTCCAGATATAACTTCTGTTTATTCTGCTCCACCCCttggcggaggtggtggaggtggaagtggtggaggaatTGGTGGAAGTGGAACTGGtggaggctttggtggaggtggaATAGGTGGAGGAATTGGTGGGGGTGGAATTGGTGGAGGAATTGGTGGGGGTGGAATTGGTGGAGGAATTGGTGGAGGAATTGGTGGGGgtggaattggtggtggtggaattggtGGAGGAATTGGTGGGGGTGGAATTGGTGGAGGAATTGGTGGGGGTGGAATTGGTGGAGGAATTGGTGGGGGTGGAATGGGTGGAGGAATTGGTGGGGGTGGAATTGGTGGTGGATATTCTCCTCCAGATATAAGTTCTGATTATTCTGCTCCATCTATCggtggaggtggaattggtggaggAATTGGTGGGGGTGGAATAGGTGGAGGAATTGGTGGGGGTGGAATTGGTGGAGGAATTGGTGGGGGTGGAATTGGTGGAGGAATTGGTGGGGGTGGAATTGGTGGTGGATATTCTCCTCCAGACATAAGTAATCATTATGGTGCTCCATCTATCggtggaggtggaattggtggaggCGTTCGTGGAGGTGGAATAGGTGGAGGAATTGGTGGGGGTGGAATTGGTGGTGGATATTCTCCTCCAGACATAAGTTCTGATTATGCTGCTCCATCTCTtggtggaggtggaattggtggaagtggaattggtggaggtggaattggtggaggtggaattggtggaggtggagttggtggtggataTTCTCCTCCAGACATAAGTTCTGATTATGCTGCTCCATCTCTtggtggaggtggaattggtggaagtggaattggtggaggtggaattggtggaggtggaattggtggtGGATATTCTCCTCCAGACATAAGTTCTGATTATGCTGCTCCATCTtttggtggaggtggaattagtggaggtggaattggtggtGGATATTCTCCTCCAGGCATAAGTTCTGATTATTCTGCGCCAGCgattggtggaggtggagttggTGGAGGACATGGTGGAGGGGGCATTGGTGGAGGATTTGGTGGaagtgattttggtggtggtggagttggtggggAATATTCTCCTCCATCTGTAGGTAGTGGCGGAAGAACTGGGAACGGTGGATTAGGAAATGGAGGGCTGATTGATGACGATTTATCTCCATCACTTGGTAGTGGAGGACGAACTGGAGGTGGTAAAGGCATTGGTGGAGGTGGATTTGGTGGAGGTGGATTTGGTGGAGGTGGCTTTGGTGGAGGTGGATTTGGTGGAGATGGGTTTGGTGGAGGTGGATTTGGCGGAGGTGGATTTGGTGGAGGTCGcattggaggaggaaagagcattggtggaggtggtagtggtggacttTTTTCCTCTCCAGATATAAGTTCTGATTATTCTGCCCCAGCTATTGGTGGAGGAACTGGTGGAGGAATCGGAGGAGGAACTGGTGGAGGAATCGGAGGAGGAACTGGTGGAGGAATCGGAGGAGGATATTCTCCTCCAGACATAAGTTCTGATTATTCCTCTCCATCACTTGGTGGAGGAATTGGAGGTGGAATCGATGGAGGAATAGGGGTTGGAGGAGGATCAATTGGTGGTGGATCAGTCGGTGGAGGATATTCTTCTCCAGATATTAGTTCTGATTATTCTGCGCCAGAgattggtggtgggggtggagttgGTGGAGTATTTAGTGGAGGAATCAGTAAAGGatctgcaggtggtggtggaactGGGggtggagggctgactggaggtGGCTATTCTCCTCCACCTGTAAATACAGATTACTCTGGACCCTCGATTGGTAATAGAGGGGGAAgggtattaggaggaggaaaaggtggaggaggaagtagaaaagtaAGTGATGGAGGGTTTTCTCTGAGCACCACTTACTCTGGTGGAGGAGGTTTAGGCTTCGGTGGAAGAAGAATAATAGGAAGTAGGAGAGTGATAGGTAAAACAGTGTACTCCGCTCCGTCCATCAGTGGGGGATATAACGGTGACAATGGATTTGGTGGTGGaatacatggaggaggaggaggaggaggaggaggagtaggtggcggaggatatggaggaggatcAAGCGGAGGATCATCTGGGTGGAGACCTATTGTCGTACCGGCAGGATACGGCAGGggcagataa